TCCGGTTTTTTATAAAACTTTGGAAGAAAAGGATTGTCTTCAAATTGTTCAAGTATAAGTTTGGCATTATATTCTTCCGATATTTTTGTTGCCAACGAAGTCTTTCCTGATCCAATATTTCCTTCAATAGCAATGTAATTATAAAGCATTTTAGTTAGGAATTATACTATCAAAAGAAGGAGTTAGAAGTTCAACATCACAGTCATCATTACATTCTTTTAATAAAGTTGAAATACTTTTCCTAAAAGAAGGATGTATAAACCGTGAAGCGATTTCATTTAAAGGAACAAGAACAAATTTGCGGTTTTGGAATTGCGGATGAGGAACAACAAGACATTCATCATTAATTACCATATCATTATAAAAAATAATATCAATATCTATTTCGCGGGCAATCCATTGTTTTTCCTGTCTTTTACGACCTATTAT
This sequence is a window from Bacteroidales bacterium. Protein-coding genes within it:
- the folK gene encoding 2-amino-4-hydroxy-6-hydroxymethyldihydropteridine diphosphokinase, with the protein product MNTAYLLIGTNLGNKEDNLKKALKYLKKLGKIKKHSAIYETEPWGFADERNFFNMAVCLETFLSPFELLNEILKIEIIIGRKRQEKQWIAREIDIDIIFYNDMVINDECLVVPHPQFQNRKFVLVPLNEIASRFIHPSFRKSISTLLKECNDDCDVELLTPSFDSIIPN